Proteins encoded by one window of Streptococcus suis S735:
- the alaS gene encoding alanine--tRNA ligase, whose product MKNLSSAQIRQMWLDFWKSKGHSVEPSANLVPVNDPTLLWINSGVATLKKYFDGSVIPDNPRITNAQKSIRTNDIENVGKTARHHTMFEMLGNFSIGDYFRDEAIEWGFELLTSPEWFAFPKDKLYMTYYPDDMDSYNRWIALGVEPSHLIPLEDNFWEIGAGPSGPDTEIFFDRGTDFDPENIGIRLLEEDIENDRYIEIWNIVLSQFNADPAVPRSEYKELPNKNIDTGAGLERLAAIFQGAKTNFETDLFLPIIREVEKISGKTYDQDGDNMSFKVIADHIRALSFAIGDGALPGNEGRGYVLRRLLRRASMHGQRLGITEPFLYKLVETVGNIMESYYPEVLEKRAFIEKIVKSEEESFARTIHTGSQFAEQLMDKLAAEGKSEIDGRDIFKLYDTYGFQVELTEELAEHRGMTLDIAGFEAAMKEQQDRARASVVKGGSMGMQNETLAAITEESTFVYGQTALEASLSVIVADNARTEAVSEGQALLVFDQTPFYAEMGGQVADHGFVKNATGDIVATVIDVQKAPNGQPLHTVELSASISVGQTYTLEIETKRRKGVEKNHTATHLLHAALHNIIGEHATQAGSLNEQDFLRFDFTHFEAVTAEELRRIEEEVNEQIWNAIPVVTVETDIDTAKEMGAMALFGEKYGKEVRVVTIGDYSVELCGGTHVGNTAEIGIFKILKEEGIGSGTRRIIAVTGREAFLAYRDQEDALKEVAATIKSPQIKEVPNKVESLAQQVRDLQKENAALKEKAAAAAAGDVFKNVKDANGIRYIASQVQVSDAGALRTFADNWKQKDYSDVLVLVAAIGDKVNVLVASKSSDVHAGNLIKVLAPIVAGRGGGKPDMAMAGGSDASAIQTLLNSVADNL is encoded by the coding sequence ATGAAAAATTTATCTTCTGCTCAAATTCGTCAAATGTGGTTGGATTTCTGGAAATCAAAGGGTCACTCTGTTGAGCCTTCAGCAAATCTTGTCCCTGTAAACGATCCCACTCTTTTGTGGATCAACTCTGGTGTGGCAACCCTCAAGAAATACTTTGATGGCTCTGTCATTCCAGATAACCCACGGATTACAAATGCCCAAAAATCAATCCGTACCAACGACATCGAGAACGTTGGTAAGACAGCCCGCCACCACACCATGTTTGAAATGCTTGGTAACTTCTCTATTGGTGATTATTTCCGTGATGAAGCGATTGAATGGGGCTTTGAGCTCTTGACAAGCCCAGAATGGTTTGCTTTTCCAAAAGACAAGCTCTACATGACTTACTATCCTGATGATATGGATTCATACAATCGTTGGATTGCCCTTGGTGTTGAGCCAAGCCACTTGATTCCGCTTGAAGATAACTTCTGGGAAATCGGTGCAGGTCCTTCTGGTCCAGATACGGAGATTTTCTTTGACCGTGGTACTGACTTTGACCCTGAAAACATTGGTATCCGTCTCTTGGAAGAAGATATTGAAAATGACCGTTACATTGAGATTTGGAATATCGTATTGTCCCAGTTCAACGCAGACCCAGCTGTTCCTCGCTCTGAGTACAAGGAATTGCCAAACAAAAACATCGATACGGGCGCAGGTTTGGAGCGTTTAGCAGCTATTTTCCAAGGGGCTAAGACCAACTTTGAAACGGATCTCTTCTTGCCAATCATTCGTGAAGTAGAAAAGATTTCTGGTAAGACCTATGACCAAGATGGCGACAACATGAGCTTCAAGGTTATTGCAGACCACATCCGTGCCCTTTCTTTTGCTATTGGTGACGGTGCCCTTCCTGGAAATGAAGGTCGTGGTTATGTCCTTCGTCGTCTCCTTCGTCGTGCTTCTATGCATGGTCAACGTTTGGGCATTACAGAGCCATTCTTGTACAAATTGGTGGAGACAGTTGGTAATATCATGGAAAGTTACTATCCAGAAGTACTTGAAAAACGTGCCTTCATTGAGAAGATTGTTAAGAGTGAAGAAGAGTCATTTGCTCGTACTATCCATACAGGTTCACAATTTGCTGAGCAATTGATGGATAAATTGGCAGCAGAAGGTAAGTCTGAGATTGATGGTCGTGACATTTTCAAACTCTATGATACCTATGGTTTCCAAGTAGAATTGACAGAAGAATTGGCTGAGCACCGTGGTATGACCCTTGACATTGCTGGTTTTGAAGCGGCTATGAAAGAGCAACAAGACCGTGCCCGTGCTTCAGTTGTCAAAGGTGGTTCAATGGGGATGCAAAATGAAACCCTGGCTGCTATCACAGAAGAGTCGACCTTTGTTTATGGCCAAACAGCTCTTGAAGCAAGCTTATCTGTCATTGTGGCTGATAATGCGCGTACAGAAGCAGTCTCAGAAGGTCAAGCCCTCCTTGTCTTTGACCAAACACCATTCTATGCAGAAATGGGTGGTCAGGTTGCAGACCATGGTTTTGTGAAAAATGCTACTGGAGACATTGTTGCGACTGTCATCGATGTGCAGAAAGCACCAAATGGTCAGCCATTACACACAGTTGAGCTGTCCGCAAGCATTTCAGTTGGTCAAACCTACACACTTGAAATCGAAACAAAACGCCGTAAGGGTGTTGAGAAGAACCACACAGCAACTCACTTGCTCCATGCAGCTCTTCACAATATTATCGGCGAGCATGCAACACAGGCTGGTTCCTTGAACGAGCAAGACTTCCTCCGCTTTGACTTTACGCACTTTGAGGCAGTTACTGCGGAAGAACTTCGTCGTATTGAAGAAGAAGTCAATGAGCAAATTTGGAATGCCATTCCAGTTGTAACGGTTGAAACCGATATTGACACAGCTAAGGAAATGGGTGCTATGGCCCTCTTCGGTGAAAAATACGGTAAAGAAGTCCGTGTGGTGACAATTGGTGACTATTCTGTCGAACTCTGTGGTGGTACCCACGTTGGCAACACCGCTGAAATCGGTATCTTCAAGATTTTGAAAGAAGAAGGTATCGGTTCAGGTACTCGCCGTATCATTGCGGTAACAGGTCGTGAAGCCTTCCTTGCCTATCGTGACCAAGAAGATGCCCTCAAAGAAGTAGCGGCAACCATCAAGTCACCACAAATCAAGGAAGTGCCAAACAAGGTTGAAAGTCTTGCACAACAAGTTCGTGACCTACAAAAAGAAAATGCAGCTCTGAAAGAAAAAGCAGCGGCAGCCGCTGCTGGTGATGTCTTCAAAAATGTCAAAGATGCTAACGGCATTCGCTACATTGCCAGCCAAGTCCAAGTTTCAGATGCAGGTGCCCTCCGTACCTTCGCTGACAACTGGAAGCAGAAAGACTACTCAGATGTCTTGGTGCTGGTTGCGGCCATCGGCGACAAGGTCAATGTCCTTGTGGCAAGCAAGTCAAGCGATGTTCATGCAGGTAACCTCATCAAAGTCCTTGCGCCAATCGTAGCAGGTCGTGGTGGTGGTAAGCCAGATATGGCCATGGCAGGTGGTAGCGATGCCTCTGCAATCCAAACCCTCTTGAACAGCGTAGCTGATAATCTATAA
- a CDS encoding DUF3169 family protein — protein sequence MLISAILGGFIGFFGILIFKFSLPSYLNLDNFLICLRIITFLILAGTVYFGVKANQNYKLYHSISDEDEEHVDELYKKMYRNLEYATISFNVAVSLTLLNLVLGFGVTFFEDGAIMYGSIFDVVFYVILLISQIFIMKLTQKIRDYKLSAFATVKEMKDFAEAMDEGEKQANYEMSFQIVFTLNQIVLPGLYLFLFVLSMLLQERQITAFLVVAFLHIYINVMQVRMIRRYFK from the coding sequence ATGCTGATTTCAGCAATTTTGGGTGGCTTTATCGGTTTCTTTGGAATATTAATCTTTAAATTCAGCCTACCTTCTTATCTCAATTTAGATAATTTTCTAATTTGTTTGAGGATTATTACATTTTTAATTTTAGCTGGAACCGTATATTTTGGTGTTAAAGCTAATCAAAATTATAAACTTTATCATTCCATTTCAGATGAGGATGAGGAACATGTTGATGAACTATATAAGAAAATGTATCGTAACCTAGAGTACGCGACCATTTCATTCAATGTTGCTGTATCATTGACATTGTTAAATTTGGTTCTAGGATTTGGTGTTACCTTCTTCGAAGACGGGGCGATCATGTACGGGTCAATTTTTGATGTAGTTTTCTATGTCATTCTTCTCATTTCTCAGATTTTTATCATGAAATTAACTCAGAAAATTCGTGACTATAAGTTATCCGCTTTTGCTACGGTAAAAGAAATGAAGGATTTTGCTGAGGCGATGGACGAAGGTGAGAAACAAGCAAACTACGAAATGAGTTTCCAAATCGTCTTCACTTTGAATCAAATCGTGTTACCAGGTTTGTATCTATTCCTATTTGTACTTAGCATGCTATTGCAGGAACGACAAATTACGGCATTTCTAGTTGTGGCGTTTTTGCACATTTATATCAATGTGATGCAGGTTCGCATGATCCGTCGGTATTTTAAATAA
- a CDS encoding RpiB/LacA/LacB family sugar-phosphate isomerase, with amino-acid sequence MKIALINENSQAAKNSLIFETLKSVTDAKGYHVFNYGMYGKEGESQLTYVQNGLLASILLVSKAADFVITGCGTGVGAMLAANSFPGVVCGFAVDPTDAYLFSQINGGNALSLPFAKGFGWGAELNLKLLFERLFAEEMGGGYPRERVIPEQRNARILNEMKAVTYKDLLTVLQEIDQDFLKETISGEHFQEYFFANCQDESIATYLKTVLES; translated from the coding sequence ATGAAAATTGCACTTATTAATGAAAATAGTCAGGCTGCTAAAAATAGTCTTATTTTTGAAACATTGAAGTCAGTAACAGATGCTAAAGGGTATCATGTTTTTAACTATGGAATGTATGGTAAAGAGGGAGAAAGTCAGTTGACTTATGTACAAAATGGTCTGTTGGCTTCAATCCTTCTAGTTAGTAAGGCAGCGGATTTTGTTATTACAGGTTGTGGCACGGGGGTAGGTGCCATGTTGGCGGCTAATAGTTTTCCAGGGGTAGTTTGTGGCTTCGCGGTAGATCCGACGGATGCATACCTCTTTTCACAGATAAATGGAGGAAATGCTTTGTCTCTGCCATTTGCAAAGGGATTCGGTTGGGGAGCTGAATTAAATCTCAAATTACTTTTTGAGCGACTGTTTGCAGAGGAAATGGGGGGCGGATATCCCCGTGAACGCGTTATTCCAGAACAACGAAATGCTCGTATTTTGAATGAAATGAAAGCAGTCACCTATAAAGACTTACTGACAGTACTTCAGGAAATTGATCAAGATTTTTTGAAAGAAACTATTTCAGGTGAACATTTCCAAGAATATTTCTTTGCCAACTGTCAGGACGAGTCAATTGCAACATATTTAAAAACAGTATTAGAAAGTTAA
- a CDS encoding gluconate 5-dehydrogenase, with protein MNQQFSLDQFSLKGKIALVTGASYGIGFAIASAYAKAGATIVFNDINQELVDRGMAAYKAAGINAHGYVCDVTDEDGIQAMVAQIESEVGIIDILVNNAGIIRRVPMIEMTAAQFRQVIDIDLNAPFIVSKAVIPSMIKKGHGKIINICSMMSELGRETVSAYAAAKGGLKMLTKNIASEYGEANIQCNGIGPGYIATPQTAPLRELQKDGSRHPFDQFIIAKTPAARWGEAEDLMGPAVFLASDASNFVNGHILYVDGGILAYIGKQPEA; from the coding sequence ATGAATCAGCAATTTTCATTGGATCAATTTTCTCTAAAGGGAAAAATTGCTTTGGTAACAGGGGCGTCGTATGGGATTGGCTTTGCGATTGCATCGGCCTATGCAAAAGCAGGGGCGACAATTGTTTTTAATGATATTAATCAAGAGTTGGTTGATAGAGGAATGGCAGCCTATAAGGCAGCTGGTATTAATGCGCATGGCTATGTTTGCGATGTGACTGATGAAGATGGAATACAGGCTATGGTTGCTCAAATTGAATCAGAAGTTGGAATTATTGATATTCTAGTGAATAATGCTGGTATTATTCGTAGGGTTCCAATGATTGAAATGACAGCGGCTCAATTTCGCCAAGTTATTGATATTGACCTAAATGCTCCGTTTATTGTTTCTAAAGCGGTTATTCCATCTATGATTAAAAAGGGGCATGGGAAGATTATCAATATTTGTTCCATGATGAGTGAGTTAGGACGAGAAACAGTGTCTGCTTATGCAGCGGCTAAGGGTGGGCTTAAGATGTTGACGAAGAATATTGCTTCGGAATACGGTGAAGCAAATATACAATGTAACGGCATTGGTCCTGGGTATATTGCAACTCCACAAACAGCTCCGTTACGTGAACTCCAGAAGGATGGTTCTCGTCATCCATTTGATCAATTTATTATCGCGAAGACCCCTGCAGCTCGTTGGGGTGAAGCTGAGGATTTGATGGGTCCAGCAGTCTTTTTAGCAAGTGATGCTAGTAATTTTGTGAATGGGCACATTCTTTATGTTGATGGAGGAATTCTCGCTTACATTGGTAAACAGCCGGAAGCGTAA
- a CDS encoding LURP-one-related/scramblase family protein gives MKQFQVKQRFTFGGEKFDIRDSFGNLAYQVEGSFLEIPKRFIVTNSRGGEVCQITKKFLTFLPQFTIDMVEGHSFYLQKEFTFFKDRYTVENLGLILDGNIWDLDFRLKRPDGMLVAEISKELFHLTSHYSVTVLEDSCADLVISLVVAIDYIEMMEDAST, from the coding sequence ATGAAGCAATTTCAAGTGAAACAGCGCTTTACCTTTGGTGGTGAAAAATTTGATATTCGTGATAGTTTTGGGAATCTTGCTTATCAAGTGGAGGGATCTTTTCTCGAAATTCCAAAACGATTTATCGTAACCAATTCCAGAGGTGGGGAAGTTTGTCAGATTACTAAGAAGTTTTTGACCTTCCTGCCCCAGTTTACCATTGATATGGTAGAGGGACATTCTTTCTACTTGCAAAAGGAATTTACTTTTTTCAAGGATCGCTATACTGTGGAAAATCTAGGTTTAATCCTAGACGGAAATATCTGGGATTTGGATTTTCGCTTGAAAAGGCCAGATGGTATGCTCGTAGCTGAAATCTCCAAAGAACTCTTTCATTTAACTTCTCATTACTCCGTTACTGTATTGGAGGACTCCTGTGCAGATTTGGTCATTTCCTTAGTGGTCGCAATTGACTACATCGAAATGATGGAAGATGCATCGACTTAA
- a CDS encoding helix-turn-helix transcriptional regulator, with protein MEYVLKNRLKELRARDGLNQTELAKLAEVSRQTISLIERGEYTPSVVIAMRIAQIFNENVENVFQLVEVEE; from the coding sequence ATGGAATATGTCTTAAAAAATCGGCTCAAGGAATTGCGAGCCAGAGATGGTCTCAATCAGACAGAGCTAGCAAAGTTGGCAGAAGTATCACGGCAGACTATTAGCTTGATTGAACGAGGAGAATACACACCCTCGGTGGTCATTGCTATGCGGATTGCACAAATTTTTAATGAAAATGTGGAGAATGTCTTTCAATTAGTGGAGGTAGAAGAATGA
- a CDS encoding bifunctional 4-hydroxy-2-oxoglutarate aldolase/2-dehydro-3-deoxy-phosphogluconate aldolase, producing MSPSQIISKLKEQGLVVVVRGDDKEVGFKTAQACIAGGITAIEVAYTNPDANMIITELSRCHKDDVSVLIGAGTVLDSVTARQAIMAGASYIVSPSFNIEVAKICHLYAVPYLPGCMTLTEITNALEAGCEMVKLFPGSVLGANYITAIKGPLPHVSIMVTGGVKLNNVSEWFNAGATVLGIGGEFNQLATKGEFGTIQELASSYTSVRDKMK from the coding sequence ATGAGTCCATCACAAATTATTTCAAAATTGAAGGAGCAAGGGCTTGTTGTAGTCGTTAGAGGAGATGACAAAGAAGTCGGATTTAAGACGGCACAGGCCTGTATTGCAGGAGGAATTACAGCTATAGAGGTTGCTTATACAAATCCTGACGCGAATATGATTATTACAGAACTTAGTCGATGCCATAAAGATGATGTTTCTGTTTTAATTGGGGCTGGAACGGTTCTAGATTCAGTAACGGCACGGCAAGCCATTATGGCAGGAGCAAGTTATATTGTTTCACCATCTTTTAATATAGAAGTTGCAAAAATCTGTCATCTTTATGCAGTGCCATATCTTCCGGGCTGTATGACTTTAACGGAGATTACAAATGCTTTGGAAGCAGGCTGTGAAATGGTTAAACTGTTTCCTGGTAGTGTTTTGGGGGCAAACTACATTACTGCAATCAAAGGACCATTACCGCATGTTTCAATCATGGTAACCGGTGGAGTAAAGCTTAATAATGTTTCAGAATGGTTTAACGCTGGTGCAACTGTTCTTGGTATCGGTGGGGAATTTAATCAATTAGCTACTAAAGGAGAGTTCGGTACAATTCAAGAATTAGCGTCCTCTTATACAAGTGTTAGAGATAAGATGAAGTAG
- a CDS encoding CPBP family intramembrane glutamic endopeptidase, with protein sequence MLKFIKHVALLFLYFVAYQIASGFLMVGPTLQSIPDIPAQLIDSTIWICAIIGLVLSIALIILLWKYIYPRHSVDYRVTASWFHKIQWPILLYIAFFIIQFIVPVPESENQKLVIEFVSAYPLIAFSSVVIFAPILEELIFRGFFATYFFPKMADMKAVGIYLFVTGALFSLVHMPATLPQFLIYFTMGLNLGWLYLIRRDIRYPIALHMLNNGISYLMILFLV encoded by the coding sequence ATGTTAAAATTTATCAAACACGTCGCATTACTATTTCTATACTTTGTTGCCTATCAAATTGCTTCAGGTTTTCTGATGGTAGGACCAACTTTACAAAGCATACCAGACATACCTGCCCAGTTGATTGACAGTACAATTTGGATTTGTGCGATAATTGGTCTTGTTCTCTCCATTGCGCTCATTATTCTGTTATGGAAGTATATCTATCCACGTCATTCTGTTGACTATCGTGTGACAGCTTCATGGTTCCATAAGATTCAATGGCCGATATTGCTCTATATTGCATTTTTTATCATCCAATTTATAGTACCAGTCCCAGAAAGTGAAAATCAAAAGCTTGTGATCGAATTCGTATCAGCTTATCCCTTGATTGCATTTAGCTCAGTAGTGATCTTTGCTCCAATTTTAGAAGAATTGATTTTCCGTGGATTTTTTGCGACCTATTTCTTCCCTAAAATGGCAGATATGAAGGCTGTTGGAATCTATCTATTTGTAACGGGGGCTTTATTTAGTCTGGTCCATATGCCAGCAACTCTTCCCCAATTTTTGATTTATTTCACGATGGGACTCAATCTTGGTTGGCTCTATTTAATTAGACGAGATATTCGTTATCCGATTGCGCTACATATGTTAAATAATGGAATTTCCTATTTGATGATTCTATTTTTGGTATAG
- a CDS encoding DUF3267 domain-containing protein: MEAKKKLYEVNIMENKKFVWGLNILAVVLIFPFAFVFGMIVSWLIANGSQYSELSVSEVWLLIPLYILLIVVHEAIHGIFFKVFCPENPVKYGFKWKSGMAYATSPGSLYNRMQMLVISLAPFVVISLVLTMVAGFGMMNITLYFMLATMHAASCAGDFYYTYLLLVKFAKGNIAVEDTETGLIIYQA; the protein is encoded by the coding sequence ATGGAAGCTAAAAAGAAATTATATGAAGTTAATATCATGGAAAATAAGAAATTTGTGTGGGGATTGAATATTCTTGCTGTGGTACTCATCTTTCCATTTGCCTTCGTATTTGGAATGATAGTCAGTTGGTTGATAGCTAACGGTTCGCAATACTCGGAGCTATCCGTGTCGGAGGTATGGTTGCTTATCCCACTCTATATTCTGTTAATAGTTGTGCATGAGGCTATCCACGGCATCTTCTTCAAGGTTTTTTGTCCTGAAAATCCTGTCAAATACGGGTTTAAATGGAAATCGGGCATGGCCTATGCTACCAGTCCAGGTTCCCTCTACAATCGGATGCAAATGCTGGTGATTTCCCTAGCACCCTTTGTTGTGATTAGTTTGGTCTTGACTATGGTAGCAGGTTTTGGGATGATGAATATTACTCTTTACTTCATGCTGGCAACCATGCACGCTGCCTCTTGTGCAGGTGATTTCTACTATACCTATCTCTTATTGGTCAAGTTTGCCAAGGGAAATATAGCTGTCGAAGACACAGAAACAGGCTTGATTATCTACCAAGCCTAG
- a CDS encoding sugar kinase yields the protein MKKVLLIGEPLIRITPTNYQELTDGVESRVFFGGSEINVACNLQGFGCETKLLTALPQGSLGDRFLDFLDGKGIDTSSVQRKGERVGVYYMEAGFGCRSSQVYYDRGQSSLEAIQVDHFDMEQLFLEVGLVHFSGITVAIGSAVRAWLVQVLKEAKRRKIPISMDLNWRSKMIGLRDAKKVFSQFATYADYCFGLEPIMANEKDWELFERDTATVHTIRERMQTLKEAYKFQAIFHTIRQTDELGRNLYKAYGLADEFCCSQELKTQVLQRVGSGDAFVAGALYKLLEGTSLKAILDFAVASGTYKCSIEGDHMRQSLRKVESLLEGKNDIIR from the coding sequence ATGAAGAAGGTATTACTGATTGGTGAACCTTTAATTCGCATTACACCAACAAATTATCAAGAATTGACAGATGGTGTAGAAAGTCGTGTGTTTTTTGGAGGTTCAGAAATCAATGTCGCTTGTAATCTTCAAGGATTTGGATGTGAAACCAAGCTTTTGACCGCACTACCACAAGGCTCTCTAGGTGATAGATTTTTAGATTTCTTAGATGGGAAAGGGATTGATACTTCCAGTGTTCAACGTAAGGGGGAACGTGTGGGGGTATACTACATGGAAGCAGGATTTGGTTGCCGTTCTAGTCAAGTCTACTATGATCGTGGCCAGTCTAGTTTGGAAGCTATTCAAGTCGATCATTTTGATATGGAACAATTATTTTTAGAGGTTGGGTTGGTTCACTTTAGTGGTATCACCGTGGCTATTGGTTCAGCTGTTAGGGCATGGCTTGTTCAAGTATTAAAAGAAGCAAAGCGTCGTAAAATTCCGATTTCGATGGATCTTAATTGGCGTTCTAAGATGATTGGATTAAGAGATGCAAAAAAAGTGTTCTCGCAATTTGCGACCTATGCAGACTATTGTTTTGGTCTGGAACCTATTATGGCTAATGAAAAAGATTGGGAATTATTTGAAAGAGATACGGCTACTGTCCATACAATAAGAGAACGGATGCAAACTTTAAAGGAAGCCTATAAGTTCCAAGCAATTTTCCATACGATTAGGCAGACAGATGAACTAGGCAGAAATTTGTATAAGGCTTACGGATTGGCTGATGAATTTTGTTGCTCTCAAGAATTGAAAACTCAGGTGTTACAACGTGTTGGCAGTGGTGATGCGTTTGTTGCTGGGGCATTATATAAATTGTTAGAGGGGACGTCGTTAAAGGCTATTTTAGATTTTGCAGTTGCTAGTGGAACTTATAAATGTAGCATAGAAGGGGATCACATGCGGCAATCTCTTAGAAAAGTTGAGTCTTTATTAGAGGGGAAAAATGACATTATACGATAA
- a CDS encoding CPBP family intramembrane glutamic endopeptidase, producing MNRLGNVKDWNVVKNWKFLLVGLAVVALNVLTQLAMFALPNFDGNNLLIAAVLLLLAVVLGLILTGKLGLWKGEQKWGMVANVGFVVLAFIVMFGLKIIGGQLIMLEEGYGQTTANQEIINNSGLPTLVLFLFAVFFAPVLEELLFRGILMGRVFGKDSIVGLLLSSFLFGLIHNPTNIGSWVVYGGMGLVLGLAYRISGKYTNALILHSLNNLLGFLLMLLMQSLGLI from the coding sequence ATGAATAGACTTGGAAATGTCAAAGATTGGAATGTGGTTAAAAATTGGAAGTTTCTCTTAGTGGGACTGGCAGTCGTTGCACTGAATGTATTGACCCAGTTGGCCATGTTTGCCCTACCAAATTTTGACGGTAATAATCTACTGATTGCTGCAGTTCTTTTATTGTTAGCCGTGGTGCTTGGTCTTATCTTGACTGGTAAATTAGGTCTATGGAAAGGTGAGCAGAAATGGGGGATGGTTGCGAATGTTGGGTTTGTAGTCCTCGCTTTTATCGTTATGTTTGGTCTGAAAATAATTGGTGGGCAATTGATTATGTTGGAAGAGGGATATGGTCAAACGACTGCCAATCAGGAAATCATCAACAATTCAGGCTTACCAACCTTAGTTTTGTTTCTCTTTGCAGTTTTCTTTGCTCCAGTTTTGGAGGAACTGCTTTTCAGAGGGATTCTTATGGGGAGAGTATTTGGTAAGGATTCGATTGTGGGATTATTGCTATCAAGTTTTTTGTTTGGACTTATTCACAATCCGACCAATATCGGATCTTGGGTTGTCTACGGAGGTATGGGCCTGGTCCTGGGACTCGCCTATCGTATTTCTGGCAAATATACCAATGCACTTATTCTACACAGTCTGAATAATCTTCTTGGATTTTTGTTGATGCTACTGATGCAGAGTCTGGGCTTGATATAG
- a CDS encoding IS110 family transposase: MFHFTTLFIGMDVHKESFSLCYYDMMANQFKHSTKVGPNVSYIVNYVNELRRLYGQDVEVLCGYEAGCLGFTLYHQLQAHGIPCIVMAPTTVMKEGSKRVKTDKKDAAQLTKALAFHSYRPVHISTVEDEQVKEYICMRTDHKVALKKIKQQILAFCLRHDFRYTEGSSNWTQKHVRWLCPLNIDGLYAEILTEYLLTYEKLVDQIERYDARIEQLGQSDSYQEKVSQLFCFIGIKTLTALSIVTEIGGFNRFATAQHFASYLGLTPSENSSGDRERRGAITKTGNSHVRRLLIEAAQSLAKGTIGYKSKELKRRQSGNRVEVIAYADKANERLRRRYRTLVLGKNKKQNVAKTAIARELSGFIWGMMTGRIA; encoded by the coding sequence ATGTTTCATTTTACCACACTTTTCATCGGAATGGATGTTCACAAAGAAAGTTTTTCACTCTGCTATTATGATATGATGGCGAATCAATTCAAACATAGCACTAAAGTTGGTCCAAATGTTAGCTATATTGTGAACTATGTGAATGAGCTTCGTCGTTTATATGGTCAAGATGTAGAAGTGTTATGTGGCTACGAAGCCGGATGTCTTGGATTTACCCTATATCACCAGCTACAAGCTCACGGGATTCCCTGTATCGTGATGGCGCCTACAACGGTGATGAAGGAAGGATCTAAGCGTGTTAAGACTGATAAAAAAGATGCAGCTCAGCTCACAAAAGCTCTGGCCTTTCATAGCTATCGGCCTGTTCATATTTCTACTGTTGAGGATGAACAAGTCAAAGAATATATCTGCATGAGAACAGACCACAAAGTGGCTCTGAAGAAAATCAAACAACAAATTCTTGCCTTCTGTCTCCGACATGATTTTCGCTATACCGAGGGAAGCAGTAATTGGACACAGAAACATGTCCGCTGGCTCTGTCCCCTAAATATTGATGGACTTTACGCAGAGATTTTGACAGAATATCTATTGACCTATGAGAAATTAGTAGATCAAATAGAACGGTATGATGCGCGAATTGAGCAACTGGGTCAAAGCGACAGTTATCAAGAGAAGGTCTCTCAGCTTTTTTGCTTTATTGGCATTAAAACACTAACCGCTCTTTCCATTGTGACGGAAATCGGTGGTTTTAACCGCTTTGCGACAGCTCAACATTTTGCTTCTTATCTTGGGCTAACTCCTAGCGAAAATTCTAGCGGCGACAGGGAGAGAAGAGGTGCTATCACCAAAACTGGGAATAGCCATGTGAGACGACTTCTGATAGAAGCTGCACAATCATTGGCTAAGGGGACGATTGGGTATAAATCCAAAGAATTGAAAAGGAGACAAAGTGGAAACCGAGTGGAGGTGATTGCTTATGCGGATAAGGCTAATGAACGCTTAAGAAGACGTTATCGCACACTTGTTCTAGGAAAAAATAAGAAACAAAATGTTGCTAAAACAGCTATTGCACGGGAATTATCTGGTTTTATTTGGGGGATGATGACAGGAAGAATAGCTTGA